A window of the Electrophorus electricus isolate fEleEle1 chromosome 11, fEleEle1.pri, whole genome shotgun sequence genome harbors these coding sequences:
- the arhgap22 gene encoding rho GTPase-activating protein 22 isoform X2, with protein sequence MSTMLSPKIRQTRRARSKSMVMGELTRSSSRPSSPGLQERALKAGWLKKQRSIMKNWQLRWFVLRTDHLYFYKDEEETKPQGSIPLHGCQVNELMTNPDEPGRHLFEIVPELRGHCSLR encoded by the exons ATGAGCACTATGCTGAGTCCCAAGATCAGACAGACGAGGAGAG CCAGGTCTAAGAGCATGGTGATGGGAGAACTGACACGGAGCTCGAGTCGGCCATCTTCCCCAGGCCTCCAAGAGAGGGCACTGAAGGCTGGCTGGCTGAAGAAGCAGCGCAGCATCATGAAGAACTGGCAGCTACGCTGGTTCGTGCTTCGCACTGACCATCTCTATTTCTACAAAGATGAAGAGGAAACCAAACCACAG GGCTCCATCCCATTACATGGCTGTCAAGTTAACGAGCTGATGACCAATCCAGATGAACCTGGACGTCATCTTTTCGAGATAGTTCCag